In Podarcis raffonei isolate rPodRaf1 chromosome 11, rPodRaf1.pri, whole genome shotgun sequence, the sequence tatgtattgtGAATCGCTTTAGGGtgcctcatgggaagtgatttataaatgaaataaataaataaaacaataaataattgcaaaatgaaaaacagcttaaaaaaaaagagtaaagtACAAAAGTCAGCAGATGAATTCAGACATCACCCAAAACACAGCTGTATGTCCTCTATGAAACCTTTCCATAATTGCTCTGTGGTTAACTTTTTGTGGTTAATGCTCTCAGGTCTCTAATTAATTGTTGCCTAAACAGCACATGGCTAGACTTTATTGCCCAGGCCTTAGAGCGACTGTGAAGATGGGAAGGTAATGTTAAACAATTTGTTAAATTTTGAATTCTCAACTTTTCTTACAGAAAATATCAGGGCTTCatggaaaaaataatattcttagTCTTCAGTTAGATGAAACAAACAAGTTACTGACAGCAAGTCAAATGAAGGAAGAATCAGCTAAAGAAGGTAAGCATTCCTTGGCTTGCCTTATCTGTGGTTTTTATAACCACAGATTTGATGAGGTGGACTTGTGCCCATTAAAGTTTAttgcataataaatttgttagcctcCACATTGCTGTATTAAGCAGTATTAACTGTATTAAGATAACCAAGCTCTCCAGAACACATCATCGGGTTAGAAAGTAAAGAAAGGGGGTAGGCAGAAGATGTGGCTGATGATAATGCCATGAGTCTGCATCTGGAGAACAcagcataacctccaacatttctccaatgaaaatagggacgtcccattccataatgctcattttactatttataccccacacaactTACTtgattgccccaggcactctgggagcttccaacatatataaaaacataataaaacattaaacattttaaaaaaaccttccttatacaagattgccttcagatggctcaggtgTTGGATAATtctataccctccaatatttctccaatgaaaatagggacatcctaaggaaaagtgggacattccaggtgTTAAGTCGTGggtgaacatagcagacgacacagcaattactccagagcagctctttacttgtaagctggacagaactgaacagcaaacagctcagctggcctgcttttataggcagccggctgtcaacattgtagcaacaacaacccagggtttcctgcctaaaataactgacatggacctgagtgaaaactatctacagtatccccctgctggcccagggtgagaacttcagtacataacaccgggatcaaatcagaaactgggatggcttatcTAAATCAGGGAGGTCCCTGGAAAATgcggacacctggagggtctgaggCAGCTGGCACTCAAATGAGACTCTTTAAAGTGCTTTGCAGGTATCATGTTAGTACCTGCAACAGGTTGTGTGCTAGGAAGAAAAATGATTCCACGTATCTGGATATATGAAAACTGAGTGCTGTCCAGGTCTATTAGCATACTTAGGTGAAACACTAGGAAGTTTTAATATTAACAAAGGTGAAAATTAATTTATATACTATGGTAGGTAAAAAAAAAGTCTATAGAAGTAAAACTGTAACTTAGCAGTTGTGGAGATGTTTCTTCTAAGAATAAAGCCCCTTTTCTATTGAAAGCAGTTTGTGTAATATATCACAGGAATAATAGGTTGCCTGTCTTTACTGCAAGAATTCATTTCACAATACAAAATGTACTAAAAGTGTGAAGCATTTTAGGATGAATGCTTAAAATCGATTATATTTTTCTGTGAAGGGCTATGTCTGGATTATAGCTTTTGCAAAATAAATGTTCTTTCGGTGTGTCTGATCTTAGTGATCTGCAAATCTGCAGATGAGCTGAGAAGGACTTtcacgtggggggggggcatggaacaATTTACAGCCTATGAAGCATGCTTCAAATGCTAGAGCAGACTGGGGGAAAACTGCCTTTAATCATAGATATTTTGACATGGCAAAGGATATATTTGACCAACCATTCCAACTTCTGCTAATACAAAGGCTTATCTTGAGAAGAAAGGCaatgatataaaaacacaatgacaGCTTTTGACTTATTAAGGCCTGGTTTTTTACATTCCTAGATTAGACAGGGACTAGCAAGTCACTGGAGTCCTCCAATAAATAATGTGATGGAAGCAAGCAATGCAGATATTAATGGAATCTTCTCCATAAATTAGGGCTGCTGCAGGTCTGAGGGGTCCCTAGGTAATAAgctccatatttcaaaaagctctGCCCATTATACACTTGATATTCCAGCTTTGCCCATGAGCCTCCAAATTCTGCCTTGGCTTTGCCTGCCCTTGTTCCAGGGCCAGCtagcaatttaaaaaatattaaaagtttGCAATAGGATATTAACATAAGATAGGTATCTGATTATGGAACAGTGCTTCCTGACTTGGTTGCACTACATTTGATGCATTCCAGATTTAAGACCAAAATATGTGCCTTATTTTGCAAAATGGTATTGTGAATTGGCATTCTATGCTGACATGTTTTCCTTTGACTTTATTGTTTTTGCTACTTGTATTgttgtggaaaaaataaaaaaccaataaaggtaaaggacccctgacagttaagtccagtcgctggggttgcggcactcatctcactttactggccgagggagccaacgtttttctgggtcatgtggccagcatgactaagccacttctggcgaaccagagcagcgcacggaaacgccgtttaccttcccgctggagcggtacctatttatgtacttgcactttgacatgctttcaaactgctaggttggcaggagctgggaccgagcagacATTAACAAGATGACTTTAATGGTGAAAAGTGCTGGATAGTCTTCCTAAAGTAATGCTATCACATgattaattgatttttttaaaaatcaactaaAATTTCTTATCCATTAAGTCTCTGTGTTAATAAAACAATAGCAATGAAGGCAGAATGTTTTTAATGTAATGCATGTGTGCACTACATCAGCCACCATATAAAATAGTTACTGCTACCTGTATTTTTTTGTAAGTGCATGCATTAAAATACCTAAAAACCCACACACTGCTGTCTTTTAGCTGCTCAGTTTATTTGTCCGATCTGCCTGCTTAGAAGCCTCACCCCTGCTTGATATTATACAGCAGAATTATACGTATAAGCAGCCTTTATTAACAGCGCACTGTCACCTTTTGAATGTTAGGATTCTATTTCCTTTGGGCAAATTGTAAACAATGGGGCATAGGAGGAGCCCCATTGtgggggccgggcacccacataGTCAATGAGAAAAGCCGGCAGGTGGAGGGGTTCTGGGACGCTGAGGCAgggtctctctgtctctgtctctgtgtcTGAGTCCCTCCTCTTGGAAAAGGATGCTTTGCTGgctgtggagaggaggaggaagaggagccactGCCATCAGCCACTGCAATGCGGACAGGTAATGTCACATGCACATGTCTGCACATAGTGCGTGTGACATCACAATCCTGAgggcaagttggcacccctgcaatggggtgctcttttttaaaataaaaaagtcaaaaCAAGGAATCAAAATCAGTTAATAATCTCCAAGGTGCGTTTTTCCAATATGTTCCATCTgggagatggtttggaaactagaACAGGTGCAAAGGCATTGGCTGTTCTCATCTAGACaattttgcagggggtgggattaGGAAGAGCAGGGCCACTGGAGCTTTTCCTATGAGGTACAGAAAAGATATCACTTTCATATGAGTTGTCGCATACGTTGTTATGTGGCAAgtaagggaaaaggaaagagaatgAGTCTATAATGCTACGTGGAGATGTTCCTCTGTACATGCATCTCAATATAAAGCAATGCTTTGTATTTTTATAAGTAGACTATAGAAGGCATGAACTATATGGGGATGTCAGAGGTCCATCTTGTGTTCACTTCTTGAAACTGCATGAAGCCCTATGAAACTTGAGAACACCTCTTTAAATGCAATTATTTTGCTGATTCTTAACTAGTGGGCAAACTTGTAAAATTTCAATGATGTCTACAAAGAAGATGCATAATTTAGAAAGACAGCATCCTGTATAATACTTCTTCATTACACCAGAACAAGGAAGTATTTATTACTGATGACTAAGATAActttgtgggatgcgggtggtgctgtggtctaaaccactgagcctagggcttgccgataggaaggtcggcggtttgaatccccacaacggggtgagctcctgttgttcggtcccacctcctgcccacctagcagttcaaaagcacaccagtacaagtagataaataggtaccgagatgagcgctgcaaccccagagtcgtccgcgactggacctaatggtcatgggtacctttacctttaccttaagataaCTTTGAATGTTATgatgcagtttaataattattaaattattgcaGTAATTCAAGTGTAccaatttctctctttttctttttaaaagaatgtgcTACACTCCAAAATGTGATTAAAGGTCTCCAACAAACTATAGAAAACCAGTATAATTTGAGAGGTAAAAAAAAGCTAGCTGCAGTGTTGATGTTGTTCTTAATGTGTTTAGAGACTGCTCTTGTGTGGACTAGAACACAGTATTTGGAATAGAGGTTCCAACAAGGGTTGACTACAGTATGCATATAGATATGCATCAGCAAAAGTAGTTGCATTTAGGCATCTCTATTAAACTTCTTCAATACAAGTTGCATACAGCTCAGTCTTGTATGTCTGGCATAGGATGCTGCtttggttgaaaacctctgcttgtGCGTCATTGGCAGATGTTGCACAAGGTTATTTCCATGTcattatcctttttttttttgctggcatAGTCACCTGGGTGGTTGGGGAGATAATCCAGCACAATGCTGGTGAGTGCATAGGTCTGGAAAATGACAAGGAGTTTATAAAGTTCCTGACTCTTCCACTTCTTATCTCTTTTGCTTACTTGCATAGACATTTATTTAGTTATTCAGACTGTTAGTTGCTTTATATCAAAGAAAGTTTCAAAGCAACTTAACAAGATAAAATGCAAACtggtaaaatcaataaaaagccaaagaaaaaatatataccatACAAATTCCTAAAATGATCATCCAACAATAGAATAAGAAGATGAAGTTATCTTAACTTTTTAAAAGCCCCATGCATATACGCTCTAGCGAGCATTCAAGATGTCAAGGGCTGTTATTTAGTCCATATatgcctccctctttctttctttctttctttctttctttctttctttctttctttctttctttcttaatacAGAACCTGTACAAAATTTCTCTTCCAGTCTGACTGTCAACAATTCCCTTACACAGATGAAAGTGAGAGACTGAAGAACACAGCTCATAATTTAGAAGAGAAACTAAAATCCCATGAACAGGTGAGAGCATCTATCTTCAAAACCTTAGGTTCTTTCTATGGAAGACTGTATGGAGAATCAACCTACTTTCTAGAAAGAGGAGTTGTCTTTTGTCAATTtctcattttgattttttttccttatATCGGCATTGTCATCTTCATTGTTATGAGCTACTTAACAATAATCAGATTAGAGTGTTGGTTTCAAATACTTGGTCTTAATCTGTTTCTGGCTCATCTTCTGACATCACAAACATTTGTTCCCATGTATCTATCCAAAAGAGCTTCATTCCGTGTGGCATTATACAATCATGGTGGAAGTCACAACCGTTTCAATACGTATAATCCTGCATAGCAACAATAAATTGCAAGTGTGAAATCTCCTTCATTTTGGAAAGGAAGGACCACAGTCACAGTCACATggcatgctttgaatgcaaaccCAGGTTCATCCCCTATTAAAAGGGCTTGGAAAGGCACCTGACCAAGAAGTTTGTCTAGTAGTCTGATGTGGCATATAGCAGTTTTACattttctaagtcttttttcaagTTTCATTTAAAGTTGTAAGCTGCAAACAAGTTCAGCCAAAGTAATTTTGTTCCACTGACAACTGGAGTAAGCTGCAatcagtcagaaaagttgcacaggcagtaaaacatgGCTTAGTTACAAAATGGTAGAAGTTCCCAAACGGTTGGTAAAGGAACACAAGAGAGGCTTGTGAAAGCCAtgcagctgaattggagcaaccacctcagacttcctcacacatCAAGTTCACAGGTAGACTGGGTGGTAACAAAGGCTTGGTTACCTATATTATTCCCAAGAGGAActgacatagctaagcctggtgggacaacttactctatggtattaacacCATCGTGCATTAATTATACTTAGGAATGCTGGTTATGAGAGGCTCGTTATCCCATAGATCCCCCCCTTGCTGGTGATCTTGCTTGGATAGAGGTGCTGCAACTGATCCGGCAGCCTCATTTCCTTATGATTCCTTCACTTCTGCAATCTGAAGGCAACTGGTAGTTGGAATCAAGTGTTTTTCCAGCTGAGAGCCCAGAGTAAACTCCTCTTTGGCTACTCCTCTCTGGCCAGTGGATAAGTTCAGGCTGGTCTTCACCTTGGCATGATGTTCCTGGGAGGTGCAAGTCCAACCAACAATCTCCCAGCAGCCCTCTAGCCAATGGATGGATTAGCCATAGTGAATTAGACCATAGTGTGCCTTCCTCCTTTCTGCAATCCCACAGATAGTTGGGCAAGTATAGTTATTTTTACAGAAGGAATGGGAAAGCAAGCaagctttgtggtgtgtgaatTGGCCCCATAATCTGGGGGTTAAATTAACTTAAATCCAGTTGTTGCAGCTAAAGTTGTGATCTTTTGTGCTCTTAAAGTAAGACTTATTGAGCTAAAAtgactggtttttttaaaggattgtcACTGTAAACTAGGTGATGGGAGCGGCTGCATTATTCCTGTTCTATAAATTGAAACCTTGGATTCTTTGGCCTCTGAATGAATTCATTACTTCCAAAGTTAATTTTGAAAGGAGTGTTGGTAGTTCAAATACATGACAAAAAGAGGATTCAGGGAATTTTGTGGCAACTGAAATCTGTTTAGACAGATCAGTTGCTTATTGTTTTATAATCTCTGCTGCTGGAAAGCTTTATGCTACATTATATAGTCTCgtgattttaattgtattgttattttaaaCTACCTAGAGAATTTGGCTattgggtgttttgttttaaaagattgCTTAAATCAATTTATAGGAACATAAAAATATGGTTGATAGACTCATGAGAGAAAttgaaaagaaggaggaggaacacaaGCTTGAACAATGGAAGCTGCACTATGACAtgaataaaaaatgtaagcatAAATTGTGTACACTATATGTGAGTGATGCTGAGATTACTCATACTTTAAAGCAAAATATTTGGTACTACATACGGTAGTTCTTTTTCACTAATGAACAGTAGTCTCGGAATTAACTATAGTGGATAAATTCCAGCTTATCTGGATCCCCTAAAATTGTTGTGTATTAACCGGCATCATCTTTGATGAATCTTCTCCTCCAAGGTGTTTGTAAATAATGTTTACATATTGATTATTTTTGTATCTAAAATTAAAAACTTTCTTATTTATTATCCCAGCTTTTCTTGCAAATGTTTTGAGTAACATTTTCAAACGTACAGCTTCTCATCACCTTAAAGCCATTTGATTAAATGTAATGAATTTCtacattattttaattttgttcaaGTTGAAGCCATGGAGAAAGAGCACAAGCTACTAATAGAGAAAAAAGATATGGAGATTTTAGAATTAACTAAACAACTCAgagcacaagaaaaagaaaaacaggatgAGATAATCAAATTGCAAATAGAGGTACAGTATGCACTAGAAACTCAAGATAGAAGCCAGAAGATAAAAGGTTGGGTCTGTTTTATAAAGAAGTATATGCAAATATGCAAGTCGTAACTTGTGAATAGGAAGTATAACTTTTTAGGAAGAGCCTAGCTTGTTGTTTTACTGGATAAATGATAAGAGGCTGTTATTCTGCCATAATTGAGAATaatttccactgaaattaattagatGTAATCTAAATAAATGAGTTTCAGATTGAGTTATTAGAATTATGTTGCTTATCATTTTTGTTTCCTTGTTATATTTATgaaaaagcagtgggagccagaaaaatattttgaggTGTTTTGGGATTTTTTGCTCCTAGCAGCACTGAAAATGTATTCATACTTTGAATGTTTTAATATCTACCTTTACTCTCTTTTGTCACATGGTTGCAAATTTCCCCACTGCCGCCTATGATTTTAATTATAAACTTCAAAACAGGCATGACCCAGGCAATAAATTTATATTACATTTAACAACATAAGAAGTACCCGGCTGGATTAGACCAAaagtctatctagtccagcattctgatcCTACaggggccaactagatgcctatgggatgtCCACAAGCGGGACTGGAGTACAGCAATGCTCTCCCACTCCTGTCCCCTAGCAACTGGGGTGCTGAGATGCACCATCTCTGATACGTAGGTAGtacagccatcatggttagtatcCATTActggctttatcctccatgagtttaattccctttaaagccatccaagttggtagccttTACTATCTCTCATGGTAACAATGTCCAGaagttaactatgcactgtgtaatACTCAATCTTCTCAACACCATGCATTATGCACCTCTCTCTTATCCCTTTggaagccacccccccccccccgaaggtccAATAGCTCCAGGTAGCCTTTTCTCCTGCAAGTTTCTCCAACCCTGTGGTCATTTTCGTCACCCTTTTCTAGCTCTACAGTATCCTCCTTGCATTATGGTGAACAAAACTGTACACAGTTTTCCAAACAACCCTCTTAGGTAGATTAGGCCCAAGGGGGTGCTTGGCCCAAGGaaacccattgagcttcatggctaagtggggattaaacctggagtTCATCCATCCTAGTCCagtacaccacgctggctcaagAATAGTTAAAGTAGAAATATTTTTATAGGTTTTTCCTCGTCCTCCATTATCAACTTACATGTGTTTTTGTTTCAGTTCAATGCTGAATTGGTAAAGCTTCAGACCAAAATGCCCAAGTCCTATCCAAATCCCACTTCACTGCCTCAAAACATTTACAGAAGGGTATGTTTTCCAGCACTTTCTATCTGTGATTCATTAAATACTTGGATGGCGCACAGTATTTCTGACAATGAGATTTGACTTTAAATGTTGTGTCTTGCCCTCATCACTATATATTAATATCTCTGAAAGTGTTAACACATTGGCCCAGTTCTCCTATTCCTCTGAGGAGTGCCAACCATTGGGAAAATCCCCTACCTAAAATGGCTTCTCTGTTCATTTTTAAGACTGACCTGATGTATATGCACTCCCTCATTTTTAATGACATGTATGCACTGTGTACACATGCATCAGGGTGACATTGTCTGCAACTCCCATCCATTTCTGTAACACTGAAAAATATGCAATAATTAATGTACCTTGGTTGTGGTATTTTAAATTTCAGGCTTTGCAGAATTATTAAATGAAGCTTTTAAAATTCCTTTGGCTGTAGAATAGAAGTGGCAAGATGGGTATAGAAAGAAATGTAGCAACTTTTGAGCATCAGGAGGTGCTTATCATAGGTCTCGTCCTCGTTGTTTGTGCTATGTTTTAGGCAAAAACTATGGAATTAATTAATAAGTGCTCTAACTTCCAAAGGGACCACCAAGCTGACTCAGTGCCTGGATGTCATATAATACATACAAACCTTTGAAAAGTATttgaagattttttttcaaaagcaaTGACACCTTTGTTTATATACACTGTCTTGGAACCAAGTTCTAATGGGAAATAAAGCATTTGCTTtaatctttgcagaagcttcaGCATTTTCAAGAAGAGAAGAATAAGGAAATTGAAGTTCTCCGTAATACCATCAGAAACTTGGAACAGAGGCTTGGCAAAGGTGAAGGTGTCCATTTCAAATGTTGACAGTTTTGAGAATTACATGAAAACACAAGTTGTCTGTTTAGGAAGTGTAACTGACAAGTATCACACGAGGTTAATTGCTTGTTTTGGTTTATTAAAAGTTCTCTTATCTATCGTCAACAAAACATGCTTTCCAGTTATATTCTTAACTACTTTCATGCTTAACAAGTGTTCACCATAAAAAAATTCAAGTTTGTAGGGCAGTGACTTTCCCTATGAAACCATCATGAACTACAGCAAGCACCATCTAAGCAGTTTCTGTGTTGAACATTTTCTTTCATGCCTAAatcctccacacacaaacactcaaaAATTCATTTCAGAAAGACAAGGTGTTAACAATGAGACATACTATTTAGCTAGAGAGAAACATACAAGCTTCATTAATCTGTTATAAAAGTAACCAAAACCAGTCCAAGAATGACAAACCAACAGGAACTGTGAGATAGATTGATCAAGACTTAAATCTGATCAACAGATTTTTTTGACCCTGTTCCATGTTTCATTCTATCACAGCTTCACCTTGCACCCCAAATGCATAATAGCTCTGATACTTAGCTTTGGTGGGACtttcacaaaaacacaaaaagatTAATAGTCTATTCTAGTCTTTTTGCCACAGGATCTTAAATGTGCCTGTCCAAAATCTATTACTTGGGTGTTAGAAATTCTGGCAAATCCCTTTGTTTGGAATATCAGCCATCACACACAAACTTTAAAAGTACATCAACTTCTACAATACGGTTTGATCATTAAGTGACTCTAAAGTTTTAGTGGggggaaattcacatttttatatatttacttggttttcaaaaaaaaccccagagttgtttttAAGTAGCTAACACATCTTTATTCTCCTCCCCTGTTCTTGGTTGCTATACATCAAACAGAAGCCCCTAGGTTATAGTTTATGCTTCTGTCTtcacaaatgcaaacagaatgGTAGAAGAGGAAACCAGAAAGATGAGATAACTAAATGTAGCAAACACTTTAAATGggcaccaaaaaacaaaaatctgtaCCATTACGAGAatgtcattgttgttttttaaaggcaaatcAGCTTACCCAAACAACTCAGTACAAAGCCAATTAAGCAATAGCACTCAACTACAGTTGCAAAACATGAAACTCAAGTACTCTGGCTTAATTGGTTCATGGACTGAGCTGCGTAAGTTGCTTTCTTTCAGACATTCACGTAACGGTACCAGATGGGAAGCTCACTGATGTAATAGTCACTCAATGTATTTTAACTCTCTTTGGCTCTTGCCAATAAGTGCTTCCAATCAACTTGGAAAAATCTGATGATACTAATGCCTGCATTATCAATGAATGCATTCTACATTGAGGACTCTTCCCTAGTGTCTTAAGATGCTTAGTTTGTTTTTCAGGCTCAGTTTTCTGCCCTTTCTACTCACTGTCAGGCATCTGAAGTTGCAAGctcgcctgctgctgctgctggctgtcAAGCAGCCGTTGGCAGTCGTCACTGGCAAGACTCAATGACATTCTCTGCCAACAGCTGCCCACGTCACCTGCaggaagatgggagctcaccacgaCAGTGTCAGGAGGCTATGCTATTTAGATCTTCAAACAGCAAGTGCCGACAATGTCAACATCAGTTACCTGTAGTGGGCCTTGTCAGCTCCTGCCAGTTTCAGCTCAACTGCCTCTGGCAAATAGCATTCCCCTTTCGTCAAAGCCTCTTTCTCTGGGGGGAATCCTCCACAGCTGGTTGCTGTGAGGCAGCTTCTACAACATCCTCACTACCTGCCTGACCGCCTCTATTTTGATGGCGCCGGTTGTTATGCCGATGCCCATGTCTACGGTGATGGGGTTTCTGGCCTTGATGGCCAAGGGGAGGTGACTGGTCGTGCTGAGAGCGAGGAggttctgcctcttctggcttttCATCTGGCTTTTTTGAAATGTTCCTGCATATTTCTTCAATCTCTGGTGTCTGGAAGGAAAAAGTGCAGACAACATAAATGCACCGTTTCGGTAGACAGGTATGTGGCTCTTTAAATACATATGCAAAATATTAGCCGATTCTTATATACCTGCTGTGTAAAATTACAACCTTAAAATTAATGCACTTATATTGAATGGTGGTAAAGCATTTAACAATTTTCTCTCTCCATAGCAACTTGTAAAATTTCACAATACTACGATCAACACAAAACTCGTTAAGAAAATGCAGGTTTCGGCTCTTTGGTATCATGCGGGAGGCATTAAGAAGATGAGACTTTCTATTTGCATGATGGCTGTAGAGCCAAAAGGTTGTACCCCATGCTAGCCCTAGTATGAGTAGACAAACTGAAGTCAATGGACAGGACTAAATTAGGTTCATGAATTtaagtgagtctactctgagtaggatttcactcattttatttatttattcagttatCCTGGCTTTCCAATGAGCTTCCAAATGGGTTTCAGGAGGGCTCCCATACTTAGCTCCAGAGATGGAGCCACAAAGTGCTTTCCGGTACAAAGTTTGTCAAGACGTGCCTGCACAATGGTTCAGCAGTAGGTTATATGTAAGTTAGAATCCAATGGTGTGGGAGTACATCGGA encodes:
- the CCDC152 gene encoding coiled-coil domain-containing protein 152 gives rise to the protein MKKISVVNLDALLEGFLNIEKKISGLHGKNNILSLQLDETNKLLTASQMKEESAKEECATLQNVIKGLQQTIENQYNLRDESERLKNTAHNLEEKLKSHEQEHKNMVDRLMREIEKKEEEHKLEQWKLHYDMNKKFEAMEKEHKLLIEKKDMEILELTKQLRAQEKEKQDEIIKLQIEFNAELVKLQTKMPKSYPNPTSLPQNIYRRKLQHFQEEKNKEIEVLRNTIRNLEQRLGKGEGVHFKC